From the genome of Sphingobacterium sp. UGAL515B_05:
ATGAGTACGGACCGATTGAACGTGCGTGCATTTTATCATCAACCATGTGACCTAATTTCAACATGTAGATTACACCCACTGTCGTCGGTTGATCGAAACGGTCACCTGTCAATCCGTTGTACAAGTATGTACGTCCAGATTTTGGTAGGCCAGCTTTCGCAACCCAATCTTGTACCTGATCCATTTCAGCACCATCAAAGATAGGTGTAGCAAATTTCACACCCAATTTTTGACCTGCCCAACCCAATACGGTTTCGTAGATCTGTCCCAAGTTCATCCGTGAAGGTACCCCTAGTGGGTTCAACACGATATCAACCGGTGTTCCATCTTCTAAGAATGGCATATCCTCGTCACGTACAATACGTGCAACGATACCTTTGTTACCGTGACGACCGGCCATCTTATCCCCTACTTTCAACTTACGTTTTTTAGCAACGTAAACTTTAGCCATCTGCACAATTCCTGATGGAAGTTCATCACCGACAGATACTGCAAATTTATCACGTTTGAACGAACCTAGCTCTTCATTAATTTTGATGTTGTAATTATGAAGGGCCATTTTGATCAACTCGTTTTTATCTTCGTCAGTTGTCCATCCCATTGGGTTGATGTTGTTGTAATCTAATTCAGCTAAGATTTTTTGTGTAAACTTAGCACCTTTAGCAACCAACAACTCTTTATATACATTATAGACACCTTGGCTAGTTTTACCATTCACGACAGTGAATAATTTTTCAACCAAACGCTCTTTCAATGATTTAACAGCTCTATCGTGAGCAACCTCTAGTTTTTCTAAAGTTTTACGTTCAACCTCTTTAGACATTTTCTTCGCACGCGAGAATAACTTCGTATCGATAACAACACCTTTTAATGACGGTGGAGTTTTCAATGAAGCATCTTTCACGTCACCAGCTTTATCACCGAAGATTGCACGCAATAATTTCTCTTCTGGAGAAGGATCTGACTCACCTTTAGGTGTGATTTTACCAATTAAGATATCACCACCACCAACTTCAGCACCGATACGGATAATACCGTTTTCGTCTAAGTCTTTTGTCGCTTCTTCAGATACGTTAGGAATATCAGCCGTTAACTCTTCTTCACCACGTTTTGTATCACGAACTTCAAGTTCGAATTCTTCAATGTGAAGAGAAGTAAACCAGTCTTCTTTCGCTACACGCTCAGAAATTACGATCGCATCCTCAAAGTTATATCCTTGCCAAGGCATGAACGCTACTTTCAAGTTACGACCTAATGCCAATTCACCATTTTCAGTTGCATAACCTTCACATAATACCTGTCCTGGTTCAACTCGTTGACCTTTCTTAACGATAGGCTTCAAGTTCATACATGTATTTTGGTTGGTTTTCTTGAATTTGATCAATTTATACGTTTTGACATCATCATCGAATGATACAAGACGATCATCGTCGTTTCTGTCGTAACGGATTTTGATTTCATCAGCATCTACATATTCAACTACACCATGACCTTCCGCATTGATCAATGTACGTGAATCTTTCGCTACACGACCTTCAAGACCAGTACCTACGATAGGAGCTTGTGGACGCAATACAGGCACGGCCTGACGTTGCATGTTCGATCCCATCAATGCACGGTTGGCATCATCGTGTTCCAAGAAAGGAATCAATGAAGCGGCAATAGATGTAATTTGGTTTGGAGCAACGTCCATATAATCAAGCATATTAGGCTCGATAATTGGGAAGTCACCCTCATATCTGGCTTTCACTTTCGCATCTTCGAAATTACCTTTGTCATCATACAAAGCATTCGCTTGTGCGATTGTTTTACCATCTTCATCCTCAGCAGATAAATATACGACTGGCTCGTCAACCACAACAACCCCATCTTTCACCTTACGATAAGGCGTTTCGATAAATCCTAAGTGGTTAATTTTCGCATGTACAGCCAATGAGGAGATCAAACCGATGTTTGGACCCTCTGGAGTTTCAATTGTACAAAGACGACCGTAGTGTGTATAGTGAACGTCACGAACCTCGAAACCTGCACGCTCACGAGAAAGACCACCTGGACCTAAAGCTGACAAACGACGCTTGTGCGTAATTTCAGCAAGAGGGTTAGTTTGGTCCATAAACTGAGACAACTGGTTCGTACCGAAGAACGAATTGATTACCGACGAAAGTGTACGTGCGTTAATCAAATCTGTAGGCGTAAATACCTCATTATCGCGGATGTTCATACGCTCACGGATTGTACGGGCCATACGCGATAGACCGACACCAAATTGAGCATATAATTGTTCACCTACAGTACGTACACGACGGTTTGACAAGTGGTCAATATCATCTACTTCAGCTTTAGAGTTGATCAAATTGATCAAATACTTCACAATCGCAATGATATCCTCACGGGTTAATACTTTCGTATCATCCGGAGTTCCCAACTTCAACTTACGATTGATACGGTAACGACCTACATCACCTAAATCGTAACGTTTGTCAGAGAAGAATAAACGATCGATGATACCACGAGCGGTTTCCTCATCTGGTGGTTCAGCGTTACGCAATTGACGATAGATATGTTCTACCGCTTCTTTTTCTGAGTTGGACGTATCTTTTTGTAAAGTGTTATATATAATAGAATAGTCCGCATTGTTTGACTCATCGTCTTTCGCTAAGATAATAGACTTAACACCAGCTTCGATGATTAAATCAATGTGATCATCTTCTAGAACAGTTTCACGTTCAAGGATAATTTCGTTACGGTCGATAGATACAACTTCACCCGTATCCTCATCCACGAAATCTTCCACCCATTTTTTCAATACCCTAGCCGCAAGACGACGACCAACATATTTTTTAAGACCAGATTTACTAACTTTTACTTCATCCGCTAAGTCGAACAATTCTAAGATATCTTTATCCGAATCGTAACCGATAGCACGCAATAAGGTCGTAACTGGGAATTTCTTTTTACGGTCGATGTACGCATACATGACGTTATTTACGTCAGTTGCAAATTCGATCCAAGATCCTTTGAAAGGAATTACCCTTGCAGAATAAAGTTTAGTACCATTTGTGTGTCTACTTTGACCAAAGAAAACGCCTGGTGAACGGTGTAATTGCGATACGATGACACGCTCTGCACCATTTACCACGAAAGTACCTTTAGGAGTCATATAAGGGATAGTCCCTAAATATACGTCCTGAACAATAGTTTCGAAATCTTCGTGTTCTTCATCATTACAAGATAACTTTAACTTAGCCTTTAAAGGAACGCTATAAGTCAAGCCGCGCTCGATACACTCTTGGATATCATAACGTGGTGGATCAATGAAATAATCCAAAAACTCTAGCACAAAAATGTTTCTTGAATCAGAAATAGGGAAGTTTTCCGAGAATACCTTGAACAGCCCTTCCTGATGGCGGTTGTCAGAAGTAGTTTCTAATTGAAAAAACTCCTTGAAAGATTCCAATTGCACATCTAAGAAATCTGGATATTCCAATACTTTCTTACTTGTCGCAAAGTTTATTCTTTCTTGTTGAATATTATTGTTTGCCAAGGGAATATGAATTTTAGTTTTAAAAAAACTGCGCTTACACTTATGCAGTAAACCACCTTTCCACTGTGCCCAGCATATACACAGCATAGTGGCGTATTGATATAAATAGGAATAGACTCTGACGAAAAATCGTCAGAGTCTAAACCTTTTCGGGCTAATTAGTTGAGATTATTTAATCTCAACAACAGCACCAGCTTCTTCTAATTGTTTTTTCAAAGCTTCTGCTTCGTCTTTAGATACACCAGCTTTTAATTCTTTAGGTGCTCCGTCAACTAAATCTTTAGCTTCTTTCAAGCCTAATCCAGCTAAATCTTTAACCAATTTAACTACAGCTAATTTTTGACCACCAGCTTCTTTCAAGATAACGTCAAATGAAGTTTTCTCTTCTGCAGCAGCAGCACCACCTTCAGCTGGAGCAGCAGCTACAGCAACAGCAGCAGCAGCAGGCTCGATGCCATACTCGTCTTTTAAGATATCAGCTAATTCTTTAACTTCTTTTACTGTTAAGTTAACTAACTGTTCAGCAAGTTGTTTTAAATCTGCCATTTTATTTTGAATTTTTGAATGTACTTTATAAAAATTGTTAATTAAATTGTAACGAATGTTTCTGTTCTAGAGGATTCGTTAACCTCTTTCTTCTAAAGCTTTTACTAAACCTGCAACAGTATTTCCTCCTGATTGAAGAGCTGAAATAACATTTTTCGCAGGAGATTCCAAGGCTGCGATAACGTCCGCAATAAGTTCGTTTTTAGATTTAAGATTAACTAATGCAGTTAATTGATTATCTCCAACGAATGCAGTTGCTTCAATGAAAGCCGC
Proteins encoded in this window:
- the rpoB gene encoding DNA-directed RNA polymerase subunit beta — translated: MANNNIQQERINFATSKKVLEYPDFLDVQLESFKEFFQLETTSDNRHQEGLFKVFSENFPISDSRNIFVLEFLDYFIDPPRYDIQECIERGLTYSVPLKAKLKLSCNDEEHEDFETIVQDVYLGTIPYMTPKGTFVVNGAERVIVSQLHRSPGVFFGQSRHTNGTKLYSARVIPFKGSWIEFATDVNNVMYAYIDRKKKFPVTTLLRAIGYDSDKDILELFDLADEVKVSKSGLKKYVGRRLAARVLKKWVEDFVDEDTGEVVSIDRNEIILERETVLEDDHIDLIIEAGVKSIILAKDDESNNADYSIIYNTLQKDTSNSEKEAVEHIYRQLRNAEPPDEETARGIIDRLFFSDKRYDLGDVGRYRINRKLKLGTPDDTKVLTREDIIAIVKYLINLINSKAEVDDIDHLSNRRVRTVGEQLYAQFGVGLSRMARTIRERMNIRDNEVFTPTDLINARTLSSVINSFFGTNQLSQFMDQTNPLAEITHKRRLSALGPGGLSRERAGFEVRDVHYTHYGRLCTIETPEGPNIGLISSLAVHAKINHLGFIETPYRKVKDGVVVVDEPVVYLSAEDEDGKTIAQANALYDDKGNFEDAKVKARYEGDFPIIEPNMLDYMDVAPNQITSIAASLIPFLEHDDANRALMGSNMQRQAVPVLRPQAPIVGTGLEGRVAKDSRTLINAEGHGVVEYVDADEIKIRYDRNDDDRLVSFDDDVKTYKLIKFKKTNQNTCMNLKPIVKKGQRVEPGQVLCEGYATENGELALGRNLKVAFMPWQGYNFEDAIVISERVAKEDWFTSLHIEEFELEVRDTKRGEEELTADIPNVSEEATKDLDENGIIRIGAEVGGGDILIGKITPKGESDPSPEEKLLRAIFGDKAGDVKDASLKTPPSLKGVVIDTKLFSRAKKMSKEVERKTLEKLEVAHDRAVKSLKERLVEKLFTVVNGKTSQGVYNVYKELLVAKGAKFTQKILAELDYNNINPMGWTTDEDKNELIKMALHNYNIKINEELGSFKRDKFAVSVGDELPSGIVQMAKVYVAKKRKLKVGDKMAGRHGNKGIVARIVRDEDMPFLEDGTPVDIVLNPLGVPSRMNLGQIYETVLGWAGQKLGVKFATPIFDGAEMDQVQDWVAKAGLPKSGRTYLYNGLTGDRFDQPTTVGVIYMLKLGHMVDDKMHARSIGPYSLITQQPLGGKAQFGGQRFGEMEVWALEAFGASNILQEILTVKSDDVVGRAKTYEAIVKGNNLPTPSVPESFNVLVHELRGLGLDITLD
- the rplL gene encoding 50S ribosomal protein L7/L12 codes for the protein MADLKQLAEQLVNLTVKEVKELADILKDEYGIEPAAAAVAVAAAPAEGGAAAAEEKTSFDVILKEAGGQKLAVVKLVKDLAGLGLKEAKDLVDGAPKELKAGVSKDEAEALKKQLEEAGAVVEIK